The following proteins come from a genomic window of Misgurnus anguillicaudatus unplaced genomic scaffold, ASM2758022v2 HiC_scaffold_28, whole genome shotgun sequence:
- the LOC141362581 gene encoding GSK3-beta interaction protein-like isoform X2 — MLSKSVLFMGMEVDCKPEDLSKCSYEERCVELTDVKDMRVEAEAVVNDVLFAVTTMHVSHILTSGVDVAYINVETREGNRYCLELTEAGLRVVGHIFDQVDDGLSTQYHETVYSLLDSLSPGYREAFGNALLQRLERLKQNGH, encoded by the exons atGTTAAGCAAAAGTGTTTTGTTTATG GGAATGGAAGTGGACTGTAAACCAGAGGACCTGTCCAAGTGTTCCTATGAGGAACGCTGTGTGGAGCTGACAGATGTTAAAGATATGAGGGTGGAAGCTGAGGCGGTGGTCAACGATGTGCTCTTCGCCGTGACAACCATGCACGTCTCTCACATTCTTACCAGTGGAGTGGATGTAGCGTATATAAATGTCGAAACCAGAGAGGGAAACCGGTATTGCTTGGAGCTCACCGAGGCTGGGTTGAGG gtggtGGGACACATCTTTGATCAGGTCGATGATGGTTTGAGCACCCAGTATCATGAGACTGTTTACTCACTGTTGGATTCCTTAAGTCCTGGTTACAGGGAGGCGTTTGGAAATGCTTTGCTACAAAGACTAGAGAGACTTAAACAAAATGGACACTGA
- the LOC141362581 gene encoding GSK3-beta interaction protein-like isoform X1, with protein MSRKCSDELPLEEEGMEVDCKPEDLSKCSYEERCVELTDVKDMRVEAEAVVNDVLFAVTTMHVSHILTSGVDVAYINVETREGNRYCLELTEAGLRVVGHIFDQVDDGLSTQYHETVYSLLDSLSPGYREAFGNALLQRLERLKQNGH; from the exons ATGAGCCGGAAGTGTTCTGACGAATTACCCCTGGAGGAGGAG GGAATGGAAGTGGACTGTAAACCAGAGGACCTGTCCAAGTGTTCCTATGAGGAACGCTGTGTGGAGCTGACAGATGTTAAAGATATGAGGGTGGAAGCTGAGGCGGTGGTCAACGATGTGCTCTTCGCCGTGACAACCATGCACGTCTCTCACATTCTTACCAGTGGAGTGGATGTAGCGTATATAAATGTCGAAACCAGAGAGGGAAACCGGTATTGCTTGGAGCTCACCGAGGCTGGGTTGAGG gtggtGGGACACATCTTTGATCAGGTCGATGATGGTTTGAGCACCCAGTATCATGAGACTGTTTACTCACTGTTGGATTCCTTAAGTCCTGGTTACAGGGAGGCGTTTGGAAATGCTTTGCTACAAAGACTAGAGAGACTTAAACAAAATGGACACTGA